The following proteins come from a genomic window of Acidimicrobiales bacterium:
- the glpX gene encoding class II fructose-bisphosphatase, producing MTANAQVPDRNLALDLCRVTEAAALAASRWMGRGDKEGADGAAVDAMRHVLDTVTMDGVVVIGEGEKDEAPMLFNGEHIGNGQPPAADIAVDPIDGTTLTSLGRANAIAVIAVSDRGTMYDPGPCVYMEKIAVGPECAGVIDITESVTENLRRIAEAKHEEVRDLTAVILDRDRHAELISEVRAAGARIRLIPDGDVAGAISSAWPGSGADVLFGIGGTPEGVISAAALKCMGGAIQGRLWPRNEAERNAAVEAGYDLARVLTTDDLVAGDNCFFSATGITDGDLVKGVHYTSGSARTQSLVMRSRSGTVRMIDAHHSLDKLESFSPVY from the coding sequence ATGACCGCCAACGCCCAGGTACCCGATCGCAACCTCGCCCTCGACCTCTGCCGGGTCACCGAGGCGGCCGCCCTTGCTGCGTCGCGTTGGATGGGGCGGGGTGACAAGGAGGGGGCCGACGGGGCGGCGGTGGACGCCATGCGCCACGTGCTGGACACCGTCACCATGGACGGCGTCGTCGTCATCGGGGAGGGCGAGAAGGACGAGGCGCCGATGCTCTTCAACGGCGAGCACATCGGCAACGGGCAGCCGCCGGCCGCCGACATCGCCGTGGACCCCATCGACGGCACCACGTTGACCTCCCTGGGCAGGGCCAACGCCATCGCGGTGATCGCCGTGAGCGACCGCGGCACCATGTACGACCCGGGGCCGTGCGTGTACATGGAGAAGATCGCCGTCGGCCCCGAGTGCGCCGGCGTCATCGACATCACTGAGTCGGTCACCGAGAACCTGAGGCGCATCGCCGAGGCCAAGCACGAGGAGGTCCGGGACCTGACCGCGGTGATCCTGGACCGGGACCGCCACGCCGAGCTCATCTCCGAGGTCAGGGCGGCCGGGGCGCGCATCCGGCTGATACCCGACGGCGACGTGGCCGGCGCCATCTCGTCGGCGTGGCCGGGTTCGGGCGCCGACGTGCTGTTCGGCATCGGTGGCACGCCGGAGGGCGTCATCTCCGCCGCAGCCCTGAAGTGCATGGGGGGTGCCATCCAGGGTCGCCTCTGGCCCCGAAACGAGGCCGAACGCAACGCCGCGGTGGAGGCCGGCTACGACCTGGCACGGGTCCTGACCACCGACGACCTCGTGGCCGGAGACAACTGCTTCTTCTCGGCCACCGGGATCACCGACGGCGACCTGGTCAAGGGCGTGCACTACACGTCGGGGTCGGCCCGCACTCAGTCGCTGGTGATGCGCTCGCGGTCGGGCACGGTTCGCATGATCGACGCCCACCACTCCTTGGACAAGTTGGAGTCGTTCTCGCCCGTCTATTGA
- the atpA gene encoding F0F1 ATP synthase subunit alpha produces the protein MSELTIDTNEIAAAIRKNLDGFEPSLEQTQVGRVLEVGDGIARVSGLPDAAVNELLQFESGTFGLALNLDEHSIGAVVLGEVDDIEEGQTVRATGDILWVPVGDGLLGRVVNALGEPIDGKGPLTNTQPRRMEIQAPGIMGRKPVHEPMQTGIKSIDSLIPIGRGQRELIIGDRKTGKTTIAIDTIINQAGQGMKCVYVAIGQKASTVAQTVAVLEAHGAMEYTVVVVAPASDPAPFKYLAPYAGCAIGQHWMDNGGHALAVYDDLSKQAEAYRQMSLLLRRPPGREAYPGDVFYLHSRLLERAAKLSDDLGAGSMTALPVIETKAGDVSAFIPTNVISITDGQIFLQDDLFKSGVRPAVDVGISVSRVGSAAQVKAMKTAVGTLKSDLQQFRELESFAAFGSDLDAVSQAQLDRGYRLTELLKQGLNSPLVVEEQVVLIWAGTRGHLDGIEVTDVRRFEAEVLDWFRTRHSDVLADIRTSGKIADEDAFEALIAAFAEQFQGSASDVESAPDAESTDIESHIVDATTTLPEEDISETE, from the coding sequence ATGTCTGAACTGACGATCGACACGAATGAGATCGCCGCAGCGATCCGGAAGAACCTCGACGGTTTCGAGCCGAGCCTCGAGCAGACCCAGGTCGGGCGTGTACTCGAGGTGGGCGATGGAATCGCCCGCGTGTCGGGCCTTCCCGACGCCGCCGTCAACGAGCTGCTCCAGTTCGAGAGCGGCACGTTCGGCCTCGCCCTGAACCTGGACGAGCACTCCATCGGTGCCGTCGTCCTTGGCGAGGTGGACGACATCGAGGAGGGCCAGACCGTCCGCGCCACCGGCGACATCCTGTGGGTACCGGTCGGCGACGGCCTCCTGGGCCGTGTGGTGAACGCCCTCGGCGAGCCGATCGACGGCAAGGGTCCGCTCACCAACACGCAGCCCCGACGCATGGAGATCCAGGCGCCGGGGATCATGGGACGCAAGCCCGTCCACGAGCCGATGCAGACCGGCATCAAGTCCATCGACTCGCTCATCCCCATCGGTCGTGGCCAGCGCGAGTTGATCATCGGCGACCGCAAGACTGGCAAGACGACGATCGCAATAGACACGATCATCAACCAGGCCGGCCAGGGCATGAAATGCGTCTACGTGGCCATCGGCCAGAAGGCCTCCACGGTCGCCCAGACGGTCGCTGTGCTCGAGGCCCACGGGGCCATGGAGTACACCGTCGTGGTGGTAGCTCCGGCGTCCGACCCGGCGCCCTTCAAGTACCTCGCCCCGTACGCAGGCTGCGCCATCGGCCAGCACTGGATGGACAACGGCGGGCACGCCCTGGCGGTCTACGACGACCTCTCCAAGCAGGCCGAGGCGTACCGCCAGATGTCCCTGCTGCTGCGTCGCCCGCCGGGCCGCGAGGCCTACCCGGGTGACGTCTTCTACCTGCACAGCCGCCTGCTGGAGCGGGCCGCCAAGCTCAGCGACGACCTGGGTGCCGGTTCCATGACAGCCCTGCCGGTCATCGAGACCAAGGCCGGCGACGTCTCGGCGTTCATCCCGACCAACGTGATCTCGATCACCGACGGCCAGATCTTTCTGCAGGACGACCTCTTCAAGTCGGGCGTGCGGCCTGCCGTGGACGTCGGCATCTCGGTCTCCCGTGTCGGCTCGGCCGCCCAGGTGAAGGCCATGAAGACGGCCGTGGGCACGCTCAAGTCGGACCTCCAGCAGTTCCGCGAGCTGGAGTCGTTCGCCGCCTTCGGGTCGGACCTGGACGCCGTGTCCCAGGCCCAGCTGGACCGTGGCTACCGCCTCACCGAACTGCTCAAGCAGGGCCTCAACTCCCCGCTGGTTGTCGAGGAACAGGTCGTGCTGATCTGGGCGGGTACCCGGGGCCACCTGGACGGCATCGAGGTCACCGACGTGCGGCGCTTCGAGGCCGAGGTGCTGGACTGGTTCCGCACACGCCACAGCGACGTGCTCGCCGACATCCGGACCTCCGGGAAGATCGCCGACGAGGACGCCTTCGAGGCGTTGATCGCCGCGTTCGCCGAGCAGTTCCAGGGTTCGGCGTCGGATGTCGAGTCGGCCCCCGACGCAGAGTCCACCGACATCGAGTCGCACATCGTGGATGCCACCACGACGCTCCCCGAAGAGGACATCTCGGAGACCGAGTGA
- a CDS encoding fatty acid desaturase — translation MDGTHSADGAARHEALVATMTGGMAPSVPAFAGSGRFHPDGRPKGEFRDSLRNPADARNAFTVAGAVLFPVAVVAAAVAIAHPIAWVLAFMVMPVAQNRLFILHHEAAHRVLFSSRRVNDLVGINLIGWLTFGTGGHGYRIGHIRHHRDEFGPDEPDFLLYSQYPITPASMRRKHRRDLFGVSAFRIVRPRFQRLGEARHRRLTYWFLAGQALVFSAFWSFGRPWLYLALWVLPWATLYQVVNRLRAIAEHAGMTRSLDRRRTTHHVRQSLLARMVMVPLSVGYHLAHHADMTVPYRNLPRLHEALVEDGYVGDVEWPTYRALWRTLRSAEPVAA, via the coding sequence ATGGACGGCACGCACTCCGCGGACGGGGCGGCCCGCCACGAAGCGCTGGTCGCGACGATGACCGGTGGCATGGCGCCGTCGGTGCCGGCGTTCGCCGGAAGCGGCCGGTTCCATCCTGACGGACGCCCGAAGGGTGAGTTCCGGGACTCGCTCCGGAATCCCGCAGACGCCCGCAACGCCTTCACGGTCGCCGGCGCGGTCCTGTTCCCGGTCGCCGTGGTGGCAGCCGCCGTGGCCATCGCCCACCCGATCGCCTGGGTGCTGGCGTTCATGGTCATGCCGGTGGCACAGAACCGCCTGTTCATCCTCCACCACGAGGCCGCCCACCGGGTCCTGTTCTCGAGCCGGCGGGTCAACGACCTGGTCGGCATCAACCTCATTGGCTGGCTGACCTTCGGCACCGGCGGCCACGGTTACAGGATCGGCCACATCAGACACCACCGTGACGAGTTCGGACCCGACGAACCGGACTTCCTTCTCTACTCGCAGTACCCGATCACCCCTGCGTCGATGCGTCGAAAGCACCGCCGTGACCTGTTCGGGGTGTCGGCGTTCCGGATCGTGCGCCCCCGGTTCCAGCGACTAGGAGAGGCCCGCCACCGCCGCCTCACCTACTGGTTCCTCGCCGGGCAGGCGCTGGTGTTCAGCGCCTTCTGGTCCTTCGGACGGCCATGGCTCTACCTGGCGCTCTGGGTCCTCCCCTGGGCGACGCTCTACCAGGTGGTCAACCGGCTCCGGGCAATCGCCGAACACGCCGGGATGACCCGGTCGCTGGACCGGCGACGAACCACACACCACGTCCGGCAGTCGCTCCTCGCCCGAATGGTGATGGTCCCGCTGAGCGTCGGCTACCACCTGGCCCACCACGCCGACATGACGGTCCCCTACCGCAACCTGCCCCGCCTACACGAGGCGCTGGTGGAGGACGGATACGTCGGCGATGTCGAGTGGCCGACCTACCGGGCGCTCTGGCGGACCCTGCGGTCCGCCGAGCCCGTAGCGGCCTGA
- a CDS encoding dienelactone hydrolase produces the protein MTTSPTVSGLFLTPGAGSDRDHPGLVVLQDRMAPLPVERMDFPYRKAGKPFPDRAPVLVKAVRDGVAAMAGAHGLDPDRLVLGGRSMGGRMCSMAVAEGLPAAGLVLVCYPLHPPGKPENLRTGHFGSIHMPCLFVSGDRDEFGTPEEFDTHLSAIAGPVTVVRLPGKRHDLKGADGIVCDAVEAWMADTFQT, from the coding sequence GTGACCACGTCGCCCACCGTGTCCGGCCTGTTCCTGACCCCTGGGGCGGGGAGCGACCGCGACCATCCGGGCCTGGTGGTACTCCAGGACCGGATGGCACCCCTCCCGGTGGAGCGCATGGACTTCCCCTACCGGAAGGCCGGGAAGCCCTTCCCCGACCGGGCACCGGTGCTGGTCAAAGCGGTGCGCGACGGCGTGGCCGCGATGGCCGGGGCCCACGGCCTGGACCCGGACAGGCTGGTGCTGGGTGGGCGCAGCATGGGCGGTCGGATGTGCTCGATGGCAGTGGCCGAGGGCCTGCCGGCGGCCGGCCTGGTGCTGGTCTGCTACCCGCTGCACCCGCCTGGGAAGCCGGAGAACCTGCGGACCGGCCACTTCGGGTCCATCCACATGCCGTGCCTGTTCGTGTCCGGCGACCGGGACGAGTTCGGGACCCCGGAGGAATTCGACACCCACCTGTCGGCAATCGCCGGACCGGTGACGGTGGTCCGCCTACCCGGGAAGCGCCACGACCTGAAGGGCGCCGACGGGATCGTCTGCGACGCCGTCGAAGCCTGGATGGCCGACACGTTCCAGACCTGA
- a CDS encoding F0F1 ATP synthase subunit gamma codes for MAGGRERVLRRRIGSVQNTKKITRAMELIAATRVVRAQRRARAAKPYAEQITSVIENLAAGGAEIDHPLLRRAEKVARVGVVVISSDRGLAGPYNSAVIRAAERQVQNARSEGADYALIVIGKKARDYFRFRNFTIDFYTDGISDNPTYEDARRVAETVASMFTDGRVDRVELVYTEFISIGSQKVATRRFLPLESTETIAAEGGGDASIRGSFEFEPSPEAVLAALLPRYVEARLFGALLESAASEHANRQRAMKAATDNAEELITKLSREMNRARQDSITTEIMEIVSGAEALGSDDETTEVPFAAGVEA; via the coding sequence GTGGCCGGCGGTAGGGAACGGGTACTGCGACGCCGCATCGGCAGCGTCCAGAACACCAAGAAGATCACCCGCGCCATGGAGCTCATCGCAGCCACACGCGTCGTCAGGGCCCAGCGGCGGGCCCGAGCCGCCAAGCCCTACGCCGAGCAGATCACCTCGGTCATCGAGAACCTCGCCGCAGGTGGTGCCGAGATCGACCATCCGCTGCTCCGCCGGGCCGAGAAGGTCGCCCGCGTCGGCGTGGTTGTCATCTCCTCGGACCGCGGGCTGGCGGGCCCGTACAACTCGGCGGTCATCCGGGCTGCGGAACGCCAGGTGCAGAACGCCCGCTCGGAGGGCGCCGACTACGCCCTGATCGTGATCGGCAAGAAGGCCCGGGACTACTTCAGGTTCCGCAACTTCACGATCGACTTCTACACGGACGGCATCAGCGACAACCCCACCTACGAGGACGCCCGCCGGGTGGCCGAGACGGTGGCGTCGATGTTCACCGACGGCCGGGTGGACCGCGTCGAGCTCGTCTACACCGAGTTCATCAGCATCGGAAGCCAGAAGGTCGCCACCCGCCGCTTCCTGCCGCTGGAGAGCACCGAGACCATTGCCGCCGAGGGCGGCGGAGACGCCAGTATCAGGGGCTCTTTCGAGTTCGAGCCCTCTCCGGAGGCGGTGCTGGCCGCCCTGCTGCCGCGCTATGTGGAGGCCCGCCTGTTCGGCGCCCTGCTGGAGTCGGCGGCATCCGAGCACGCCAACCGCCAGCGCGCCATGAAGGCGGCCACCGACAACGCCGAAGAGCTGATCACCAAGCTCTCCCGAGAGATGAACCGGGCCCGCCAGGACTCCATCACCACCGAGATCATGGAGATCGTGAGTGGTGCCGAGGCGCTCGGATCCGATGACGAGACCACAGAGGTGCCCTTCGCCGCCGGCGTCGAGGCCTGA
- the atpC gene encoding ATP synthase F1 subunit epsilon, producing MTFQIELVSPEAISYSGEAEMVVARTLEGGDIAFQPGHVPFIGVLAVWSVDVIRPDGDRDTIAVHQGFVQVAGTRVSILSDVSESSDGIDVERARVARAAAEAALAADKEDADAACALARAELRLRVAGAEA from the coding sequence ATGACGTTCCAGATCGAGCTGGTCTCGCCGGAGGCCATCTCATACAGCGGCGAGGCCGAGATGGTGGTTGCACGGACCCTGGAGGGGGGCGACATTGCCTTCCAGCCGGGCCACGTGCCCTTCATCGGCGTGCTGGCGGTCTGGTCGGTCGACGTGATCCGCCCCGATGGCGACCGGGACACCATTGCCGTCCACCAGGGCTTCGTGCAGGTCGCAGGCACGAGGGTGAGCATCCTCTCGGACGTGTCCGAGTCCTCAGACGGGATCGACGTCGAACGTGCCCGTGTGGCCAGGGCCGCAGCCGAGGCTGCACTGGCGGCCGACAAGGAGGACGCCGACGCAGCCTGCGCCCTGGCACGTGCCGAACTGCGCCTCCGGGTGGCAGGCGCCGAGGCCTGA
- the atpD gene encoding F0F1 ATP synthase subunit beta, whose amino-acid sequence MTDTALTDGHIVGIAGPVIDAEFPIGDLPQINTALEFDVVIDGNEVTIVAEVAQQIGDSRVRAIAMKPTDGLTRGTAVRNTGKGISVPVGDATLGHVFSVTGAGLDDPTAGEGAERWEIHRPAPSFDSLEPKALMFETGVKVIDLLTPYLQGGKIGLFGGAGVGKTVLITEMINRVATNHGGVSVFAGVGERTREGTDLRLEMEESGVLEKAALVFGQMDEPPGVRLRVALSALTMAEYFRDVQGQDVLLFVDNIFRFVQAGSEVSTLLGRMPSAVGYQPTLADEMGDLQERITTTRGRSITSMQAVYVPADDYTDPAPFTSFTHFDGTTELSRDIAALGIYPAVDPLASTSTILTPEVVGQKHYDTARRVQEILQRYKELQDIIAILGLDELSEEDRITVSRARKVQRFLSQPMNVAEVFTGLPGVTTPVEETVDSFAALVDGELDDLPEQAFLNVGGAEDARRKARELQG is encoded by the coding sequence ATGACTGACACCGCGCTCACCGACGGTCACATTGTCGGCATCGCCGGACCGGTGATCGACGCCGAGTTCCCCATCGGGGACCTGCCGCAGATCAACACGGCGCTGGAGTTCGACGTCGTGATCGACGGCAACGAGGTCACCATCGTGGCCGAGGTAGCCCAGCAGATCGGCGATAGCCGGGTGCGGGCCATCGCCATGAAGCCCACCGACGGCCTAACCCGTGGCACAGCGGTGCGTAACACCGGCAAGGGCATCAGCGTGCCGGTCGGTGACGCCACCCTGGGTCACGTGTTCAGCGTGACGGGTGCAGGCTTGGACGACCCGACGGCCGGAGAGGGGGCGGAGCGCTGGGAGATCCACCGTCCGGCCCCGTCATTCGACTCGCTGGAGCCCAAGGCCCTGATGTTCGAGACCGGCGTGAAGGTCATCGACCTCCTCACCCCCTACCTGCAGGGCGGCAAGATCGGCCTTTTCGGTGGCGCCGGTGTGGGCAAGACGGTCCTCATCACCGAGATGATCAACCGCGTGGCCACCAACCACGGTGGCGTGTCGGTGTTCGCCGGAGTGGGCGAGCGGACCCGTGAGGGCACCGACCTCCGCCTGGAGATGGAAGAGTCGGGTGTGCTGGAAAAGGCTGCCCTGGTCTTCGGCCAGATGGACGAGCCGCCCGGTGTCCGCCTCCGGGTGGCGCTATCGGCCCTCACCATGGCCGAGTACTTCCGCGACGTGCAGGGTCAGGACGTGCTGCTGTTCGTCGACAACATCTTCCGGTTCGTCCAGGCCGGCTCCGAGGTGTCGACCCTGCTGGGCCGGATGCCCTCGGCCGTGGGCTACCAGCCGACGCTGGCCGACGAGATGGGCGACCTGCAGGAGCGGATCACCACGACCCGGGGCCGGTCGATCACCTCGATGCAGGCCGTGTACGTGCCCGCCGACGACTACACCGACCCGGCTCCGTTCACGTCGTTCACCCACTTCGACGGCACCACCGAGCTGAGCCGCGACATCGCCGCACTGGGCATCTACCCGGCCGTGGATCCGCTGGCATCCACGTCGACCATCCTCACCCCGGAGGTAGTCGGCCAGAAGCACTACGACACGGCCCGCCGTGTCCAGGAGATCCTCCAGCGCTACAAGGAGCTGCAGGACATCATCGCCATCCTCGGCCTCGACGAGCTCTCCGAGGAGGACCGGATCACGGTGTCCAGGGCCCGCAAGGTCCAGAGGTTCCTGTCCCAGCCTATGAACGTCGCCGAGGTCTTCACCGGCCTGCCAGGCGTGACAACCCCGGTCGAGGAGACCGTGGATTCGTTTGCCGCCCTCGTCGACGGCGAGCTGGACGACTTGCCCGAGCAGGCCTTCCTGAACGTCGGCGGCGCTGAGGACGCGCGGCGCAAGGCCCGCGAGCTGCAGGGCTGA